The nucleotide window CATTTTATATCCCTAAACAGTTAGCTGCCTTATAAAAAACCGAAGTAGCTTTATTATAGAACAAGCCCGGCGATATACCACTAAACGATAGCTGTTTAAACCCTTTGTCTTTTAAAAACATAATCGCTTCATTATAAAACTCCCGTTCCGAATCGTCCAGCACTATTACCCCTTCCGGTGTTAAAGCATCAACTGCCTGTTTACAACAGTTAACCCGGTCGCGACCGTCTACAATGACAATATCAAACTTTTGGTCGAGTTTTACCGGCATGCGGCAGTAGTCGCCGTTGGTTTTAAGCTCAGTAAATATCATTTCGGCGTTATCGGGCTTTGTAGTTACAATTTTGTTATACCATTCCTGGTCATGCTCAACCGATACTACCTTACCAGCATATTTGGCATAAAAGAAAGTAGAGTTGCCCGAACCAAATTCAAAAACGCTATGCTGCTTGCTAATACGTTCTTTCATAAAATCGATAAACGAATAGGTTACCCATGGTATAGGGTTACCAAGCCTGTCAACAGGCGCCTGGCGTTCTAACGAGTTGAACCAGCCAATCTCTTTTAAATAACCTTTTTTGTTGAATGAAAGCAGGGAACGCAACCTTGCCGGCTTAGTCAGCAAGCCTATTATAGATGATAAATTACTCAACGTTTAATAATTTTTTGAAAGAGTGAAATTAGGAATAATGATTTTAACATCATAATACCCTGTTTACTTACTTTGGGAATAAACAATATAAAAAAAGTAGCGCTGGCGTAGGCCACCAAAGTAGCTATGGCCGCTCCCATCATCCCCATTTTAGGAATCAACAATAAGTTTAAAAGGATGTTAACTATTGCCCCAAAGCCTGTGCGCACAAATGTGAGTGTATTGAAACCTTCTGCAATTAAATATTGGCTGCTGGCCGCCCCTAAAAAGACAAATACACCCGACCATATGTGTACCGACAAGGTAGGCGCAGCATAAGCGTATTCCGGGCGGAACAGGTATTTATAAATAAAGGGTGCGGCAAAGGTGATGGTGATAGCAATAGGTAAACTGATGTATACCATCAAATCGTACAAATGCTGGATACGTTTTTTGTAGCGCCCAATATCATCGCGACGGGCATTTAGTATAGCCGGAAACAACGAGGTTACAATTACCGAGGGTATAAAGTTCCATGCTTCGCTTAAACTGGCTACTGTACTGTAGGCGCCAGCTTCGGCAACGCTATACAAATTTTGCAACATTAACTGGTCTATTTTCATGTAAAGCGATACCATTATACCTGAAATAATTAACGGCCATGAATATAATAACAGCTTTCGGGCTAATTGGTTATTATACACCCAGTTAAACATGCTGCGCCCTTTACGCTGATACGTAAAATAATATCCAAGCGATATCAGCAGGATATCTAAAGCATAAGCATAAACAAAATATATCAATGGCATGTGCAGGCATATTAAAGCAAGCTTTATAGCTGCCGATACCAGGTTACCTGCAACCTGCACTTGCATAATATATTTAGACTGAACCTGGGACTGAAAATAAGAATCGATAACATTGAAGGCTTGAATTACACCCATACTGGAAAAAATAAGAATGTAATTATATGGAGTGCCTTTGGCAGGATAAATTTGATAGGTTAACCAAATAAGCGGAATGCAGCATAGCCCCGCCAGTATTTTCATGCCGAAGGAAGTCCCCAGTATCTGATCGCGGTTCTCGGGGTATTGATGCAGCTCCTTAACAATAAACTGATCCAGTCCTAAGGTGGCAATTGCAGCAAACAGGTAAACATAAGTTACACCGCCGGTTATAACGCCCAGCGTAGCTTTACCGAGGTAGTTGGCCACCATAATACTAACGGCCATTTTTATCAGCAAGCTGCCAACGCGCCCAATAAACAACCAGCCCGTATTTTTAAAATACTTTTCAAGGGCCTGCTGGTCAAAACCGGGGATGTTGGGGATACGCATAGTTAAGGCGCAAATGTATAAAAAAGAAAAGAGCTCCCTGTAATTACAGAAAGCTCTTGTTATTAGTTAAACCGAAGTTGGATAATTGATTCGTATCTGAGTAGCAACCTAATCACTAACCAACTAATCACTTACAATTATTGGTTCACAAACTTTTTAGCGTTTACCTTACGCTCGTTCTCGTTCAGGAATATTTTACGTAAACGTATGCTTTGCGGGGTTACCTCAATGTATTCATCTGCCTGTATGTATTCCATCGACTCCTCTAACGAGAATTTAATAGCCGGGGCAATCCTAACGTTGGTATCGCTGCCTGATGCACGCATGTTGGTTAACTGCTTGCCTTTGGTTAGGTTGATCACCAAATCGTTATCGCGGATATGCTCGCCTAATACCTGGCCTTCGTAAATATCAACACCCGGATCGATAAAGAAACGGCCGCGGTCTTGCAACTTATCAATAGCGAAAGCAGTGGTTTTACCGGTATCCATAGATACTAATACACCATTTAAACGGCCCGGGATATTACCCTTCCATGGCTCGTAAGCTTTAAAGCGGTGTGCCATAATAGCCTCGCCGCCGGTAGCGGTTAATACGTTATTACGCAAACCGATGATACCGCGTGCAGGGATCTCGAATTCCAAGTGTTGCAAGTCGCCTTTTGGTTCCATTACCAACAGGTCGCCTTTACGTTGGGTAACCAGTTCAATTACCTTACCGGCAACATCACCCGGAACGTCAACGATCAGTGTTTCAACCGGCTCACATTTCACCCCGTCAATTTCCTTAACAATTACCTGCGGCTGACCAACCTGCAACTCATAACCTTCGCGGCGCATGGTTTCAATCAGTACCGACAAGTGGAGGATACCACGGCCATAAACCAGGTACGAATCCGGCGATTCGGTTTCAACAACCTTCAGCGCCAGGTTTTTCTCCATCTCTTTGTACAAACGGTCGCGCAGGTGGCGTGATGTTACAAACTTGCCTTCTTTACCAAAAAACGGTGAGGTATTAATGGTGAACAGCATGTTCATGGTAGGTTCGTCAATATGGATAACTTCCAATTGTTCAGGGTTTTCAAAATCGGCAATGGTATCGCCAATATCAAAACCATCAATACCAACCACGGCGCAAATATCGCCGGCTGATACTGAGGTTGCTTTTACTTTACCTAAACCTTCAAAAGTGTATAGTTCTTTTATACGCGATTTCTGGATAGTACCATCGCGTTTTACCAAAGAAACCGGTTGGTTCTCTTTAATGGTGCCGCGTGCTACACGGCCAATAGCGATACGGCCAACGAAAGATGAATAATCCAGCGATGTGATCTGCATTTGCAGGGAACCCTCATTAATAGGTGCCGGCGGGATATTCTCCAGGATAGCATCCATTAACGGGAAGATATCTTCGGTAGGTTTTTTATAGTCGGTGCTCATCCAGCCTTGTTTTGATGAACCGTAGATAACCGGGAAATCCAGTTGTTCTTCAGTTGCTTCAAGGTTGAAGAATAATTCAAAAATCTGCTCGTAAACTTCTTCAGGGCGGCAGTTTTCTTTATCTACCTTGTTTACTACCACAATTGGTTTTAAGCCTAAAGCCAAAGCCTTTTGTGTCACAAAACGGGTTTGCGGCATAGCGCCTTCAAAAGCATCGCATAGTAGTAAAACGCCGTCGGCCATTTTCAACACACGTTCCACCTCGCCGCCAAAGTCGGCGTGACCAGGGGTATCAATAATGTTTATCTTAACGTCTTTATACATTACCGAAACGTTTTTTGATACGATGGTAATGCCACGTTCACGTTCCAGGTCGTTGTTATCCAATATCAGTTCACCAGTTTCCTGGCCTTCACGGAAAATTGCACAGCTGTGCAGGATCTTATCAACCAAAGTAGTTTTGCCGTGGTCAACGTGTGCGATAATCGCGATGTTTCTTATTTTTTGCATTGAAATGCGCCTCTTAAATTTTGCGCAAAGGTAAGGTTAATATATGGGAATAAAAAGGATTAACACAAACCTAACCTGTGTAAATGACAAATTAATTACGGGAATGATCGTACGTAAGTCCCCAATTTATGGTCATTAGCAATTGTTTACATTGCAGTTTGCCCAATTAATCCCAAATACCGTTTTGCGCCGTAAATATCACCGGCTGTCCGCCGGTTACCATAATAGTATGCTCGTGCTGTGCAACAAAACCACCTTTATTCCCCGTTAGCGTCCAGCCATCGGCCTGGGTATCGGCTATTGTTGACCGTGTGGAAATGAAAGTTTCTATGGCCACTACCGAATTCTTTTTGAAACGCGCGGTGTTATACCTATCGCAGTAGTTAGCTATCTCGTGCGGTTCTTCGTGCAGGCTGCGGCCTACGCCATGTCCGGTAAGGTTTTTAATTACCGTGTAACCAGCTTTTTTGGCTTCGGCTTCTATCAACCTGCCTATCTCAGATATCCTGACACCGCCTTTGATATTACTGATCGCCTTCCTCAATATTTCTTTCGACGCTTCCACCAGTTTGCCATGGCCGTGGATATCCTCGCCCAATACAAACGAACCGCCGTTATCGGCCCAATAGCCATTCAGTTCTGCCGATACATCAATATTTACCAGGTCACCCTCTTTCAATAGCTTATCTGCCGATGGTATGCCATGCGCGGCTTCCTCGTTAATGCTAATACAGGTATGCCCTGGGAAATCATAAGTTAGCTTTGGTGCAGAACGGGCGCCCATCTGTGCCAGTAATTCGCCGCCGTACTCGTCAAGTTCCTTTGTCGAAATACCTGGTCTGGCATACTCCCGCATTTTCTTAAGGGTGATGGCAACAGCATCGCTTGCCTGCTGCATCCCAATTCTTTCG belongs to Mucilaginibacter boryungensis and includes:
- a CDS encoding class I SAM-dependent methyltransferase codes for the protein MSNLSSIIGLLTKPARLRSLLSFNKKGYLKEIGWFNSLERQAPVDRLGNPIPWVTYSFIDFMKERISKQHSVFEFGSGNSTFFYAKYAGKVVSVEHDQEWYNKIVTTKPDNAEMIFTELKTNGDYCRMPVKLDQKFDIVIVDGRDRVNCCKQAVDALTPEGVIVLDDSEREFYNEAIMFLKDKGFKQLSFSGISPGLFYNKATSVFYKAANCLGI
- the map gene encoding type I methionyl aminopeptidase translates to MSITTENERIGMQQASDAVAITLKKMREYARPGISTKELDEYGGELLAQMGARSAPKLTYDFPGHTCISINEEAAHGIPSADKLLKEGDLVNIDVSAELNGYWADNGGSFVLGEDIHGHGKLVEASKEILRKAISNIKGGVRISEIGRLIEAEAKKAGYTVIKNLTGHGVGRSLHEEPHEIANYCDRYNTARFKKNSVVAIETFISTRSTIADTQADGWTLTGNKGGFVAQHEHTIMVTGGQPVIFTAQNGIWD
- a CDS encoding flippase, with protein sequence MRIPNIPGFDQQALEKYFKNTGWLFIGRVGSLLIKMAVSIMVANYLGKATLGVITGGVTYVYLFAAIATLGLDQFIVKELHQYPENRDQILGTSFGMKILAGLCCIPLIWLTYQIYPAKGTPYNYILIFSSMGVIQAFNVIDSYFQSQVQSKYIMQVQVAGNLVSAAIKLALICLHMPLIYFVYAYALDILLISLGYYFTYQRKGRSMFNWVYNNQLARKLLLYSWPLIISGIMVSLYMKIDQLMLQNLYSVAEAGAYSTVASLSEAWNFIPSVIVTSLFPAILNARRDDIGRYKKRIQHLYDLMVYISLPIAITITFAAPFIYKYLFRPEYAYAAPTLSVHIWSGVFVFLGAASSQYLIAEGFNTLTFVRTGFGAIVNILLNLLLIPKMGMMGAAIATLVAYASATFFILFIPKVSKQGIMMLKSLFLISLFQKIIKR
- the typA gene encoding translational GTPase TypA — encoded protein: MQKIRNIAIIAHVDHGKTTLVDKILHSCAIFREGQETGELILDNNDLERERGITIVSKNVSVMYKDVKINIIDTPGHADFGGEVERVLKMADGVLLLCDAFEGAMPQTRFVTQKALALGLKPIVVVNKVDKENCRPEEVYEQIFELFFNLEATEEQLDFPVIYGSSKQGWMSTDYKKPTEDIFPLMDAILENIPPAPINEGSLQMQITSLDYSSFVGRIAIGRVARGTIKENQPVSLVKRDGTIQKSRIKELYTFEGLGKVKATSVSAGDICAVVGIDGFDIGDTIADFENPEQLEVIHIDEPTMNMLFTINTSPFFGKEGKFVTSRHLRDRLYKEMEKNLALKVVETESPDSYLVYGRGILHLSVLIETMRREGYELQVGQPQVIVKEIDGVKCEPVETLIVDVPGDVAGKVIELVTQRKGDLLVMEPKGDLQHLEFEIPARGIIGLRNNVLTATGGEAIMAHRFKAYEPWKGNIPGRLNGVLVSMDTGKTTAFAIDKLQDRGRFFIDPGVDIYEGQVLGEHIRDNDLVINLTKGKQLTNMRASGSDTNVRIAPAIKFSLEESMEYIQADEYIEVTPQSIRLRKIFLNENERKVNAKKFVNQ